A region of Nakaseomyces glabratus chromosome M, complete sequence DNA encodes the following proteins:
- the RPN2 gene encoding proteasome regulatory particle base subunit RPN2 (CAGL0M12859g~Ortholog(s) have endopeptidase activity, protein binding, bridging activity and role in proteasome assembly, ubiquitin-dependent protein catabolic process): MSLTTAAPLLALLKEKDAEVKAYALQSINEGVDQFWSEVSNDLPEIEALYDDNGFQDRKMAALIASKVYYNLGEYESAVKYALAAEEKFDIDEKTQYVETIVSKSIEMYIKLATEIYNKSGEQVNLDPKLTIVFEKMMTKCTQANEYKLALGIALEAFRLDVVKSILQERLGEDQEGGSMKLMSYVLTAATTTVFNSKFKDEILRLLFDLLMPLKNADYFITSKVVVNLNDPELATQLFEKLHDEEQIEVSYQIAFDLVSSASQHLLEKLHHNLSERSYDSGLLEILTGIPTCDYYNTFLLNKKNIDISLLNKSKSSLDGKFSLFHTAVSVSNGYMHAGTTDNSFIKANLSWLGKAQNWAKFSATASLGVIHKGNLIDGKKVMAPYLPGSRSSSRFIKGGSLYGLGLIYAGFGRDIVDYLKTHLIENSGTTGDEDVDVLLHGASLGVGLAAMGTANNEVYEALKDVLYNDVATSGEAAAFGIGLTLLGTGDETAINDLFTYAQETSHGNITRGLSMALALINYGRQEQADELIDKMLASENSLIRYGGAFSIALAYVGTGNNKVVKKLLHLAVSDSNDDVRRAAVTALGFVLLRDYTTVPRIVQLLAESHNAHDRCGAAFALGIACAGKGLQAAIDVLEPMTKDPADFVRQAAMISLSLVMIQQTEKMNPKVASINSHFLSVITNKHQEGLAKFGACVALGIMNAGGRNVTIQLENAETGTLDTKSVVGLAMFTQFWYWFPMAHFLSLSFTPTTIVGVRGSDLNIPKFDMNCYAREDVFSYPKMFEESADKEVEKVATAILSTTARAKARAKKTKKEKDTNEDDKKKKEKDLKKEETKKDDAKKESEAEEDFNKNRYSSKPYKIENMSRVLPQQLKYVQFIKEERFTPVRKFKGTNGVVVLKDNKPSEPASIIETVRQSKDVNAPLPTPFKVTEELDFEKI; this comes from the coding sequence ATGTCATTAACAACTGCTGCTCCATTGCTAGCGttattaaaagaaaaggatgCGGAAGTTAAAGCTTATGCATTACAGAGCATCAATGAAGGTGTAGACCAATTTTGGTCAGAGGTTTCCAACGATCTTCCTGAAATTGAAGCTCTTTATGATGACAATGGTTTCCAAGATAGAAAGATGGCTGCACTGATTGCATCAAAAGTTTACTACAATTTAGGTGAATATGAATCGGCAGTTAAGTATGCATTGGCTGCTGAGGAGAAGTtcgatattgatgaaaagacACAATATGTCGAAACCATTGTCTCCAAGAGCATTGAGATGTATATCAAACTCGCCACAGAAATTTACAACAAGAGTGGTGAGCAAGTCAATTTGGACCCAAAATTAACTATTGTGTTTGAGAAGATGATGACTAAGTGTACTCAAGCGAATGAATACAAGCTGGCTTTAGGTATAGCTCTTGAGGCCTTTCGCTTAGATGTCGTTAAAAGTATATTACAGGAGAGATTAGGTGAAGATCAAGAAGGTGGCtcaatgaaattgatgagCTATGTTCTGACAGCAGCTACAACTACTGTTTTTAACTCGAAATTCAAAGATGAAATCCTCAGATTACTATTTGATCTATTGATGCCATTAAAGAATGCTGACTACTTCATAACATCCAAAGTAGTCGTAAACCTAAATGACCCTGAGTTGGCTACAcaactttttgaaaaattacaTGATGAGGAACAAATTGAAGTATCATATCAAATTGCCTTTGACCTTGTGTCTTCCGCATCCCAACATCTTTTGGAGAAACTACATCATAATTTGAGCGAAAGAAGTTATGATTCTGGCCTTCTAGAAATTCTGACTGGTATACCGACTTGTGATTACTACAATACTTTCTTAttaaataagaaaaatattgatatcaGTTTGTTGAATAAATCCAAATCATCCCTTGACGGTAAATTCTCATTATTCCACACTGCTGTCAGCGTTTCTAATGGTTACATGCATGCTGGTACAACTGACAACTCTTTCATAAAAGCAAACTTATCTTGGTTGGGAAAAGCACAGAACTGGGCTAAGTTTTCAGCCACTGCTTCACTCGGTGTTATTCACAAAGGTAACTTAATTGATGGTAAGAAGGTTATGGCTCCATATTTGCCAGGTAGTCGTTCATCTTCCAGATTTATCAAGGGTGGATCTCTGTATGGTCTAGGCCTAATTTACGCTGGTTTTGGTAGAGATATCGTCGACTACCTGAAAACTCATCTTATTGAGAATAGTGGTACCACTGGagatgaagatgttgaTGTTCTACTTCATGGTGCTTCGTTAGGTGTCGGTCTGGCTGCTATGGGAACAGCTAATAATGAAGTTTACGAGGCTCTAAAAGACGTGCTATATAACGATGTTGCAACATCTGGTGAAGCTGCCGCATTTGGTATTGGTTTAACCTTGTTGGGAACTGGTGATGAAACTGCCATCAATGATCTATTCACTTATGCACAAGAGACTTCTCATGGTAACATTACTAGAGGTTTATCCATGGCTCTTGCTTTGATAAACTATGGCCGTCAAGAACAAGCGGATGAACTCATTGATAAGATGCTTGCTAGTGAAAACAGCTTAATTAGATATGGTGGTGCGTTCTCGATTGCACTTGCATATGTCGGAACTGGTAACAATAAGGTAGTGAAGAAACTGTTACATCTTGCAGTTTCTGATTCTAACGATGATGTCAGAAGAGCTGCAGTCACTGCATTAGGCTTTGTCTTACTGCGTGATTATACAACTGTTCCAAGAATCGTGCAACTTTTAGCCGAATCACATAATGCTCATGACAGATGCGGTGCAGCTTTTGCATTGGGTATTGCATGTGCAGGAAAAGGTCTACAGGCGGCAATCGATGTCTTAGAACCAATGACAAAGGATCCAGCTGATTTTGTGCGTCAAGCGGCCATGATATCTCTATCATTGGTTATGATACAACAGACTGAAAAGATGAATCCTAAAGTTGCTTCCATAAACTCTCACTTTTTGAGTGTGATAACCAACAAGCACCAAGAAGGTCTAGCTAAGTTTGGTGCTTGCGTCGCTCTTGGTATCATGAATGCAGGTGGACGTAACGTTACAATTCAACTCGAGAATGCTGAAACTGGTACTCTCGATACTAAGTCAGTCGTTGGTCTTGCCATGTTTACTCAATTCTGGTATTGGTTCCCAATGGCGCACTTCTTATCTCTCTCCTTTACTCCAACAACAATAGTTGGTGTGCGTGGGTCAGACTTAAATATTCCTAAATTCGACATGAATTGTTACGCTAGAGAGGATGTCTTCTCCTATCCAAAGATGTTTGAGGAATCTGCCGATAAAGAAGTCGAGAAAGTTGCCACTGCCATTCTATCTACAACAGCAAGGGCCAAGGCGAGAGCCAAGAAGACTAAAAAAGAGAAGGATAccaatgaagatgacaagaaaaagaaggaaaaagatttgaagaaggaagaaACCAAGAAGGATGATGCTAAGAAGGAATcagaagcagaagaagacttCAACAAGAATAGATACTCCTCAAAGCCTTACAAGATCGAAAACATGTCTAGGGTACTACCACAGCAGCTGAAATACGTGCAATTCATCAAGGAAGAGAGATTTACACCTGTACGCAAATTTAAAGGTACCAACGGAGTTGTGGTTTTAAAGGACAACAAACCATCCGAACCCGCAAGCATAATAGAAACAGTAAGGCAAAGCAAAGACGTAAATGCTCCTTTACCAACCCCATTTAAGGTCACGGAAGAATTAGACTTCGAGAAGATATAG